Proteins from a single region of Crassaminicella profunda:
- a CDS encoding helix-turn-helix transcriptional regulator produces the protein MVKRKKLFNTKIKVLRAERNLTQGDLAIDLGVNRGTILEIERGTFNPSLKLAFAIAKYFDKTVDEIFQILEECEE, from the coding sequence ATGGTAAAGCGAAAAAAATTATTTAATACAAAAATAAAAGTTCTTAGAGCTGAAAGAAATTTAACTCAAGGAGATTTGGCAATTGATTTAGGGGTGAATAGAGGAACTATTTTAGAGATTGAAAGAGGTACTTTTAATCCTTCTCTTAAACTTGCTTTTGCCATAGCAAAATATTTTGATAAGACGGTTGATGAGATTTTTCAAATATTAGAGGAGTGTGAAGAATAA
- a CDS encoding GerAB/ArcD/ProY family transporter, whose protein sequence is MNHEIISEKQAIGLIALFVVAETFVLARGIEAKQDFWLAIILGMIISVPFMLIFSRLHRLYPQKDLFDMNECILGKTLGKILNFLLIYYVATNMMSVMSVFNHFIITVSLLDTPIEITYIALILLCIYGVRSGVEVMGRWTEFFLPIIIIGLSIGIVLVIPKMNVKNLYPILNEGIKPIVEGGILTFLFPLGETIAFVMIFTTLRDDMSFKRSYIYGLIFGGSLILILVLTEVLVIGVDQTSTYFFPGYQTFTRLSIGGTLERLEIISAATFILGGFIKISILLLAVSRGFAKIFNFDDYRFIVTPIGLFIANVSYIFYDSTMFMFEWIADFWGYFAFPFEFVTPIVLYIVAEVKMKLLNK, encoded by the coding sequence GTGAATCATGAAATTATCTCTGAAAAACAGGCAATAGGTTTAATAGCGCTATTTGTTGTAGCAGAGACTTTTGTACTTGCACGGGGAATAGAAGCTAAACAAGATTTCTGGTTAGCTATTATTTTGGGGATGATTATTTCTGTACCATTTATGTTAATTTTTTCGAGATTACATAGACTATACCCTCAAAAAGATTTATTTGATATGAATGAGTGTATTTTAGGGAAAACATTGGGCAAGATACTTAATTTTTTATTGATTTACTATGTGGCAACCAATATGATGTCGGTTATGAGTGTATTCAATCATTTTATTATTACTGTATCTCTGCTTGATACTCCTATAGAAATAACATATATAGCGTTAATCTTATTATGTATATATGGAGTAAGAAGTGGCGTCGAAGTAATGGGAAGATGGACAGAGTTTTTCTTACCTATAATAATTATAGGTTTAAGTATAGGAATAGTATTAGTGATTCCTAAAATGAATGTGAAAAATCTTTATCCAATTTTAAACGAAGGAATTAAGCCTATTGTAGAAGGTGGAATACTAACTTTTTTATTTCCTTTAGGAGAGACTATCGCATTTGTAATGATTTTTACAACATTAAGAGATGATATGTCTTTTAAAAGATCCTATATATACGGGCTAATATTTGGAGGAAGTTTAATACTTATACTTGTATTAACAGAAGTTTTAGTAATAGGTGTAGATCAAACTTCAACGTATTTTTTTCCAGGGTATCAAACATTTACTAGATTATCTATTGGAGGAACACTTGAAAGACTAGAGATTATATCTGCAGCTACATTTATACTAGGTGGATTTATAAAAATAAGTATTTTACTACTTGCAGTTAGTAGAGGTTTTGCAAAGATATTTAATTTTGATGACTATAGGTTTATAGTAACTCCAATAGGATTATTTATTGCTAATGTATCATATATTTTCTATGATAGTACAATGTTTATGTTTGAATGGATTGCTGATTTTTGGGGGTATTTTGCATTCCCATTTGAGTTTGTAACACCGATTGTCCTTTATATCGTAGCAGAAGTTAAAATGAAGCTATTAAATAAGTGA
- a CDS encoding SF0329 family protein, protein MKKGTRWTKIKKQVESFICEKLKNRVDFIVAVYRKAHDQTGRIYITVDKKEVFSMCTITAEMEDYKTYRKLRDEFNEYKESRELWELSQKELNKRGIFGEYEFYKSLEVYFNSHVKDCLYATDVLLNIFALLDRRVGKRSLKKFSESIKDKHEIVRYFFDLRCSVEELNFNDNDQ, encoded by the coding sequence ATGAAAAAAGGAACAAGATGGACAAAAATCAAGAAGCAAGTAGAATCTTTTATTTGTGAAAAATTAAAAAACCGAGTGGATTTTATTGTAGCTGTTTACAGAAAAGCACATGATCAAACAGGTAGAATATACATAACTGTAGATAAAAAAGAAGTATTTAGTATGTGCACCATAACAGCAGAAATGGAAGATTATAAAACATATAGAAAATTAAGAGATGAATTTAATGAATATAAAGAAAGCAGGGAACTTTGGGAGTTGTCACAAAAAGAATTAAACAAGAGGGGAATCTTTGGAGAGTATGAGTTTTATAAGAGCTTGGAAGTGTATTTTAATAGTCATGTGAAAGATTGCTTGTATGCTACAGATGTACTGTTAAATATTTTTGCTTTATTAGATAGACGAGTTGGGAAGAGAAGTCTAAAGAAATTCTCAGAGAGTATAAAAGATAAACATGAGATTGTTCGATATTTTTTTGATTTAAGGTGTAGTGTGGAAGAATTGAATTTTAATGATAATGATCAATAA
- a CDS encoding Cof-type HAD-IIB family hydrolase, whose translation MYKLVVSDMDGTLLNSNNMVSENNKKAFKALLENNIHVAIATGRIYTSARVYAKHLDMVTPIIACNGAVIRNLEDDQILYESHIQKEDCLKVIHILRKHNTYFQYYSLDTFYTEKLSHSSLKYSEWNKTLKEEDRIRIDVIKDSYEQIKNSDENIYKFNVINDDNEVLNRIKKELKEIETIEVSKSWHNNLEIMNKGVSKGNAIDHLANILGVKKEEVMTFGDNENDISMLTYAGMGVAMGNAEEIVKKQADYVTATNDEDGVAKALNKFIL comes from the coding sequence ATGTACAAATTGGTAGTAAGTGATATGGATGGTACTTTGTTAAATAGTAATAATATGGTTTCGGAAAATAATAAGAAAGCTTTTAAAGCCTTACTAGAAAATAATATACATGTTGCTATAGCAACAGGAAGAATTTATACATCAGCAAGAGTATATGCAAAGCATTTAGATATGGTAACGCCTATTATTGCATGTAATGGAGCAGTAATTAGAAATTTAGAAGATGATCAAATATTATATGAAAGTCATATTCAAAAAGAAGATTGTTTAAAAGTAATCCATATATTAAGAAAACATAATACCTATTTTCAATATTATAGTTTAGATACTTTCTATACAGAAAAATTATCCCATAGCTCTTTAAAATATTCAGAATGGAATAAAACATTAAAAGAAGAAGATCGTATTCGTATTGATGTTATAAAAGATAGTTATGAACAAATTAAAAATAGTGATGAAAATATTTATAAGTTCAATGTGATCAATGATGATAATGAAGTATTAAATCGTATTAAAAAAGAATTAAAAGAAATTGAAACCATAGAAGTAAGTAAATCATGGCATAATAATCTTGAAATCATGAACAAAGGTGTTTCAAAGGGGAATGCAATTGACCATTTAGCTAATATTTTAGGCGTAAAAAAAGAAGAGGTTATGACATTTGGAGATAATGAAAATGATATCAGTATGTTAACTTATGCAGGAATGGGTGTAGCCATGGGAAATGCAGAAGAGATTGTAAAGAAACAAGCAGATTATGTAACAGCTACTAATGATGAAGATGGTGTGGCAAAGGCATTGAATAAATTTATTTTATAA
- a CDS encoding endonuclease MutS2 — protein sequence MNNATFEKLQLNEVKELVKVHCVSSLGKDLIDQLNPSGNINIVKRRLDENKEARKIIENSNHIPLEGLFNVNIIIDKIKKGMILDPYELIKIEDFLRGSRKIKSFMLQNQFYAPTLSAYALNITACENIESEIEYCIKGNKVDSQASKELKKIRRNIEVTESKIKERLNKFLTASGNKKYIQEFIVSKRDDRYVIPIKASYKNEVDGTLLDTSSKGNTVFIEPKNVSKFSLELIHLKSEETIEEYKILSYLTELVFEKIKNIKLNIEIIAEYDMVFAKAKYSQNIKGITPKINDRGYIKIVDGKHPLLKGTVIPLNLEIGKNYRSLLITGPNAGGKTVALKTVGLLSLMVQCGLDICASEDTVINVFENIFVDIGDNQSIENALSTFSSHIKNIAEIINGSNYTTLVLLDEIGSGTEPNEGAALAIAILEEFYQKGSITIASTHYGELKRYATLHPEFENAGMMFDQETLQPLYKLTIGTSENSNALFISKKMGIRDKVLKRAKGYMNDKNYNFDLVKRNKIEKSKKIDENQIEKEIPIYQIGDKVKLLDKGDFGIVYKPVDKFNNVEVLYHGEFIRVNVKRIELYLNAAELYPKDYDLNSLFLSFEERKLDKDIERGSKKALKKIQKEMKQNRKINE from the coding sequence ATGAATAATGCCACATTTGAGAAACTACAGCTAAATGAAGTAAAGGAATTGGTAAAAGTACATTGTGTAAGTTCACTTGGAAAAGACCTCATAGATCAGCTAAACCCTAGTGGAAATATAAATATCGTAAAACGAAGATTGGATGAAAATAAAGAAGCTAGAAAAATCATAGAAAACAGTAATCATATACCTTTAGAAGGGTTATTTAATGTAAATATAATTATTGATAAAATCAAAAAAGGGATGATCCTTGATCCCTATGAACTCATAAAAATAGAAGACTTTTTAAGAGGGAGTAGGAAAATAAAATCTTTTATGCTTCAAAATCAGTTTTATGCCCCTACCTTAAGTGCGTATGCTTTAAATATTACAGCGTGCGAAAATATAGAAAGTGAAATAGAGTATTGTATAAAGGGAAATAAGGTGGATTCACAAGCTAGTAAAGAATTAAAAAAAATAAGAAGAAATATAGAAGTAACTGAGAGTAAAATAAAAGAGAGATTAAATAAGTTTTTAACAGCTAGTGGTAATAAAAAATATATTCAAGAATTTATAGTAAGCAAAAGAGATGATCGATATGTGATTCCAATAAAAGCATCTTATAAAAATGAAGTAGATGGTACATTACTTGATACATCATCAAAAGGAAATACGGTTTTTATAGAACCAAAGAACGTATCAAAGTTTAGTTTAGAGCTTATTCATTTGAAAAGTGAAGAAACGATAGAAGAATATAAGATTCTTTCTTATTTAACAGAGCTTGTATTTGAAAAAATAAAAAATATTAAATTAAATATAGAAATAATAGCAGAATATGATATGGTTTTTGCAAAGGCTAAATACAGTCAAAATATAAAAGGGATTACACCAAAAATAAATGATAGGGGATATATAAAAATTGTTGATGGAAAACATCCTCTTTTAAAGGGGACTGTGATCCCACTAAATTTAGAAATAGGAAAAAATTACAGAAGCTTGCTTATTACAGGACCCAATGCAGGAGGAAAAACCGTTGCACTTAAAACTGTAGGACTTTTGAGTTTAATGGTTCAATGTGGACTGGATATATGTGCAAGTGAAGATACAGTAATAAATGTATTTGAAAATATATTTGTGGATATAGGGGATAATCAAAGTATAGAAAATGCCCTTAGTACCTTTTCTTCCCATATAAAAAATATTGCAGAAATCATAAATGGGTCTAATTATACTACATTAGTTTTATTAGATGAGATCGGTAGTGGTACGGAACCAAATGAGGGCGCTGCACTTGCTATAGCTATCCTTGAAGAATTTTATCAGAAAGGATCTATTACTATAGCATCTACCCATTATGGAGAGCTTAAAAGATATGCAACACTTCATCCAGAGTTTGAAAATGCAGGGATGATGTTTGACCAAGAGACTTTACAGCCTTTATATAAGTTAACTATAGGAACATCTGAAAATAGTAATGCCTTGTTTATTTCTAAAAAGATGGGAATAAGAGATAAGGTATTAAAAAGAGCAAAAGGATATATGAATGATAAAAACTATAACTTTGATTTAGTTAAAAGAAATAAAATAGAGAAATCTAAGAAAATAGATGAAAATCAAATAGAAAAAGAAATACCTATATACCAAATAGGTGATAAAGTAAAATTATTAGACAAAGGTGATTTTGGAATCGTATATAAGCCTGTTGATAAATTTAACAATGTAGAAGTTTTATATCATGGTGAATTTATAAGAGTAAATGTAAAAAGAATAGAATTATATTTAAACGCTGCAGAGTTATATCCGAAGGACTATGATTTAAATAGTTTATTTTTAAGCTTTGAAGAACGAAAATTAGATAAAGATATTGAGAGAGGCTCTAAAAAAGCTTTGAAAAAAATTCAAAAGGAAATGAAACAAAATAGAAAAATAAATGAATAA
- a CDS encoding CD3324 family protein encodes MKYKNAKGILPTKLLKEIQKHIQGEFIYIPIIEKNKVGWGQKNGTRETMYYRNKKIFNLYKDGYSIEYIINDYNLSESSIRKIISKMKKEDHLVNGSLNLGGQSNE; translated from the coding sequence TTGAAATATAAAAATGCAAAGGGGATACTCCCTACAAAATTATTAAAAGAAATTCAAAAGCATATTCAAGGTGAGTTTATATATATACCCATCATTGAAAAAAACAAAGTAGGCTGGGGACAAAAAAATGGAACCCGCGAAACCATGTATTACAGAAATAAAAAAATATTTAACTTATATAAAGATGGATATTCAATAGAATATATCATCAATGATTATAATTTATCAGAGTCTAGTATAAGAAAAATAATATCAAAAATGAAAAAAGAAGATCATTTAGTGAATGGAAGTTTAAATCTAGGAGGACAATCCAATGAATAA
- the smpB gene encoding SsrA-binding protein SmpB, with amino-acid sequence MGQGKVVANNKKARHDYFIEETYEAGIALKGTEVKSIRMGRINLKDSYAKVENGEVFIYKMHISFYEKGNIFNVDPVRTRKLLLHKKEINKLIGYTTQKGLALIPLKVYINSRGLVKLQLGVAQGKKNYDKRADMAKKEANRRIQKEIRQRQKSY; translated from the coding sequence ATGGGACAAGGAAAAGTAGTTGCCAACAACAAAAAAGCAAGGCATGATTATTTTATTGAAGAAACCTATGAAGCGGGGATTGCACTAAAAGGTACAGAAGTAAAATCTATCCGAATGGGTCGAATCAATTTAAAAGATAGCTATGCAAAAGTAGAAAATGGCGAAGTCTTTATCTATAAAATGCATATTAGTTTCTACGAAAAAGGAAATATATTCAATGTTGATCCTGTAAGAACAAGAAAGCTTTTACTTCACAAAAAAGAAATCAACAAATTAATAGGATATACAACACAAAAAGGATTAGCACTCATACCACTGAAGGTCTATATCAATAGTAGAGGTTTAGTAAAGCTTCAGCTTGGCGTAGCACAGGGTAAAAAGAACTATGACAAGCGTGCTGATATGGCTAAAAAAGAAGCAAATCGCCGTATACAAAAAGAAATACGTCAGCGACAAAAGTCTTATTAG
- a CDS encoding YaiI/YqxD family protein, with product MKILVDADACPVKDIILKVAKEYKVALVMIKDICHELYDDYAKIITVDKGRDMADLVLINNTKEDDIVVTQDYGVAALALARKAVVINQNGWLYTNENIDDLLSRRHMNQEMRRKHKKYTKIAKRTKEDNIKFERKFRELVINKVKKE from the coding sequence ATGAAAATATTAGTTGACGCAGATGCGTGTCCTGTAAAAGATATTATATTAAAAGTTGCAAAAGAATATAAGGTGGCATTAGTAATGATTAAAGATATTTGTCATGAATTATATGATGATTATGCAAAAATTATTACTGTGGATAAAGGACGAGATATGGCAGATTTAGTATTGATTAACAATACAAAAGAAGATGATATAGTAGTAACTCAAGATTATGGTGTAGCAGCATTGGCACTTGCAAGAAAAGCTGTTGTGATTAATCAAAACGGATGGTTATATACTAATGAAAACATTGATGATTTATTAAGCAGAAGACATATGAATCAGGAGATGAGAAGGAAACATAAAAAATATACAAAAATAGCAAAAAGAACGAAAGAGGATAACATAAAGTTTGAACGAAAATTTAGAGAATTGGTGATAAATAAAGTTAAAAAGGAATAA
- a CDS encoding DUF2812 domain-containing protein — protein sequence MNKEKKKVPFCVSIVDYKALEKYLENMALKGWLIEKYNTFTIEFRKIKPAKYKFNVSLFYKSPFEYSNEEKINTYQERYEELGWTFVKNKKVFQICYALEEVDLIPIEIDPVEEYKIMKSTFYKTEFISLISLLPVSLIGLSNIVRFDYTDLYRNMALWGMLTPLFMLMIIFPFIYNMFYLRKVKRQVIKGKGLPVSSWRAVKIKNKSMLFIGLIYLIFTILIIGQSISYQKNYIYLAGFLPAISGVIFAVWYKKFVKKRKRAIRKNIVMFIALLAITIALSISLVFGVMIKLVSNHDKNRVKDAVNFKDYKVITLSDLGVENEIIKNNLRKEGSIFVPEYYTYYEIADKKSIDTEYIKARNEKICNYIYDAMLKKMLSKSYNHVIKGDHKKWEVDEVYYLNDDYNYVMMKKDNVIVMLDGDFDFSDSEIIERCKKVLKK from the coding sequence ATGAATAAGGAAAAAAAGAAAGTACCTTTTTGTGTATCTATTGTAGATTATAAGGCCCTTGAGAAATATCTTGAAAATATGGCTTTAAAGGGTTGGTTGATAGAAAAATATAATACCTTTACAATTGAGTTTAGAAAAATTAAGCCTGCAAAATACAAATTTAATGTTAGTCTTTTTTATAAATCTCCTTTTGAGTATTCAAATGAAGAAAAGATTAATACCTATCAAGAAAGATATGAAGAGCTAGGATGGACTTTTGTAAAAAATAAGAAGGTTTTTCAGATTTGTTATGCATTAGAAGAGGTTGATCTTATACCCATAGAAATTGATCCTGTAGAAGAATACAAAATAATGAAGTCTACTTTTTATAAAACAGAATTTATAAGTCTTATTTCTTTATTACCTGTATCTTTGATAGGATTGTCTAACATAGTTAGATTTGATTATACTGATCTTTATAGAAATATGGCTTTATGGGGTATGCTTACACCACTTTTTATGTTGATGATTATTTTTCCGTTTATATATAATATGTTTTATCTAAGAAAAGTAAAAAGACAAGTGATAAAGGGAAAGGGGCTACCCGTTTCTTCTTGGAGAGCAGTTAAAATTAAGAATAAGAGTATGTTATTTATAGGTTTAATATATCTGATATTCACTATTTTAATTATAGGACAATCTATATCCTATCAAAAAAACTATATTTATCTTGCAGGATTCTTACCTGCTATAAGTGGTGTTATATTTGCGGTGTGGTATAAGAAATTTGTAAAGAAGAGAAAACGAGCAATAAGGAAAAATATTGTAATGTTTATTGCTTTATTAGCTATAACGATTGCGTTGTCAATTAGTTTAGTTTTTGGAGTGATGATTAAGTTAGTGAGCAATCATGATAAGAATAGAGTAAAGGATGCTGTCAACTTTAAAGATTATAAAGTAATCACATTATCAGACCTTGGAGTAGAGAATGAAATAATTAAAAATAATTTAAGAAAAGAAGGTAGTATATTTGTACCTGAGTATTATACATATTATGAAATAGCAGACAAAAAAAGTATTGATACAGAATATATAAAAGCAAGAAATGAAAAAATATGTAATTATATTTATGATGCAATGTTAAAGAAAATGTTAAGTAAGTCTTATAATCATGTGATTAAAGGAGATCATAAAAAATGGGAAGTTGATGAAGTATATTATTTAAATGATGATTACAATTATGTAATGATGAAAAAAGATAATGTGATCGTTATGTTAGATGGAGACTTTGATTTTTCAGACAGTGAAATAATAGAGCGATGTAAAAAGGTATTGAAGAAATAA
- the rnr gene encoding ribonuclease R, which produces MAIKEQILEFMRENAYSPMLDVELANVFKIEPQEMGSFYAILDEMEKMGQVIKTKKKRYAAPERMNLIVGKLQQHQKGFGFILSEVEGYSDVFIASTDMNGAMHNDRVIGRITKKGGDSKRAEGEIIRILERANTEIVGTFESSRNFGFVVPDDSKIKMDIYIPKSEVHGAKDGYKVVAHITKWPEPRRNPEGKIIEVLGHKDDVGTDIISIIKKYKLPEKFPKKVEEEATRVSEEISSEEISRRRDLRDKKIVTIDGIDAKDLDDAVCVEMLENGNYLLSVHIADVTHYVKEHSKLDKEALKRATSVYLVDRVIPMLPKKLSNGVCSLNPKVNRLTLSVNMEINKKGKVVNHEIYESVIKTCERMTYSDVSDILEKDDQGLKERYDYLVEDFKRMEELSKILRKRRDDRGSIDFDFDESKIILDEQGVPIEIKKAERRIANRVIEEFMLICNETVAEHFHWADLPFVYRIHEDPDMEKIESFNKFIHNFGYHLKGVTNEVHPRALQDLLKKVEGRKEERIINTIMLRSLKKARYAPENEGHFGLAAENYCHFTSPIRRYPDLQIHRIIKESLTGKLTGKRIKKLKAIVANAADQSSDRERIAVEAERETDDLKKTEYMSNHIGEEFEGIISSVISFGMFIELENSIEGLVRISSLVDDYYIYDGDHYSFTGERTKKTYRIGDEVRVKVIKADTSQKEIDFMLIQ; this is translated from the coding sequence TTGGCTATTAAAGAACAAATACTTGAATTCATGAGAGAAAATGCATATAGTCCAATGTTAGATGTAGAACTTGCAAATGTATTTAAAATTGAACCGCAAGAAATGGGATCTTTTTATGCTATATTAGACGAAATGGAAAAGATGGGACAGGTTATTAAAACTAAAAAAAAGAGATATGCTGCACCTGAAAGAATGAATTTAATAGTAGGAAAATTACAGCAACATCAAAAAGGTTTTGGATTTATTTTATCTGAAGTAGAAGGGTATTCAGATGTTTTTATTGCATCTACTGATATGAATGGTGCTATGCACAACGACCGTGTTATTGGTAGGATTACTAAAAAAGGAGGAGATAGTAAACGGGCAGAAGGAGAAATTATTCGTATTTTAGAGCGTGCGAATACGGAAATTGTAGGAACCTTTGAAAGCAGTAGGAATTTTGGATTTGTGGTACCAGATGATTCCAAAATCAAAATGGATATATATATACCAAAGAGTGAAGTACATGGCGCAAAGGATGGGTATAAGGTTGTTGCTCATATCACAAAATGGCCAGAGCCTAGAAGAAACCCAGAAGGAAAGATTATAGAAGTTTTAGGACATAAAGATGATGTAGGAACGGATATTATATCTATTATTAAAAAATATAAACTACCTGAAAAATTCCCTAAAAAAGTAGAAGAAGAAGCTACTCGAGTGTCAGAAGAAATTTCAAGTGAAGAAATAAGTAGAAGAAGAGACCTAAGAGATAAAAAGATTGTAACGATTGATGGTATTGATGCAAAGGATTTAGATGATGCAGTATGTGTAGAGATGCTAGAAAACGGAAACTATCTTTTAAGTGTACATATAGCAGATGTTACCCATTATGTAAAAGAACACAGCAAACTTGATAAGGAAGCTTTAAAGCGTGCTACTAGTGTATATTTAGTGGACCGAGTTATTCCAATGCTTCCTAAAAAGCTATCTAATGGAGTATGTAGCTTAAATCCTAAGGTAAATCGATTAACTTTATCTGTAAATATGGAAATTAATAAAAAAGGAAAAGTAGTCAACCATGAAATATATGAAAGTGTGATCAAAACTTGTGAAAGGATGACTTATTCTGATGTATCGGATATTTTAGAAAAGGATGATCAGGGGCTGAAAGAACGCTATGACTATCTAGTAGAGGATTTTAAAAGAATGGAAGAATTGTCCAAAATCCTTAGAAAACGAAGAGATGATAGAGGAAGCATCGATTTCGATTTTGATGAATCTAAGATTATATTAGATGAGCAGGGAGTTCCTATTGAAATAAAAAAAGCAGAACGAAGAATTGCTAATAGAGTTATAGAAGAATTTATGCTTATTTGTAATGAAACGGTAGCAGAACATTTCCATTGGGCAGATTTACCATTTGTTTATCGTATTCACGAAGACCCAGATATGGAGAAGATAGAAAGCTTCAATAAATTTATTCATAATTTTGGATATCACTTAAAGGGAGTAACTAATGAGGTCCATCCACGAGCACTTCAAGATTTACTCAAAAAGGTAGAGGGAAGAAAAGAAGAAAGAATTATTAACACTATTATGTTAAGATCTTTGAAAAAGGCAAGATATGCACCAGAAAATGAAGGACACTTTGGGTTAGCAGCAGAAAATTATTGTCATTTTACATCTCCAATCAGAAGATATCCAGATTTACAAATTCATCGTATTATCAAAGAGTCCTTAACAGGAAAATTAACAGGTAAAAGAATTAAAAAATTAAAAGCTATTGTTGCAAATGCAGCAGATCAATCTTCAGATCGAGAAAGAATTGCTGTTGAAGCAGAAAGAGAAACAGACGACTTGAAAAAGACCGAATATATGAGCAATCATATAGGAGAAGAATTTGAAGGAATTATCAGCAGTGTTATATCCTTTGGTATGTTTATAGAGCTGGAAAATAGTATTGAAGGATTAGTAAGAATTAGTTCATTAGTGGATGATTATTATATCTATGATGGAGACCATTATTCTTTTACAGGTGAGAGAACAAAGAAAACCTATAGAATAGGGGATGAAGTAAGAGTAAAAGTTATTAAAGCAGATACATCTCAAAAGGAAATTGATTTTATGTTGATTCAGTAG